GGGTGGAGAGGTGCCCGAGGGGGGCGACGCCACCCGCGCCCGCCGCCGCCGTCGCCGCCGCCGCAGTGGGCGTGGCGGGGGCGCCGAGGGTGGCGCCGCGGCTCCGGCCGGGGCGGCGCCGGCGGCCGAGGCGCCCTCCGGGGGTGGGGGCGACTAGGGGCGATGCCCGTGGCCGCTCCGATCACCGTCTACGTCCGTGGCGGTGATCCCGACTCCGAGGCGGTGGTCGCGCACCTCCGCTCCCGGGGGCACCGCTTCACCACCCGTGACGTGCACAACGACCCCTCCGCCGCGGCGGTGCTCTTCGGCAAGCTCGGCCGGGTGGCGGTGCCCGCGGTCCAGGTGGGCGAGCGCATGCTGGTCGGCTACGACCCCGTCCAGCTCGCCCGCTTCCTCCCCTCCCAGCAGGCCGAGGAGCCCCCGGTCAGCTTCGGCGCGGCGGTGCGCTCGGTCCCCCCGGAGCTCGCCCGCGAGCGCGGCCTGGCCGCGGCGGGAGGCGTCGAGGTGGGCCGGGTGACCCCGGGCACGCCGGCCGCCGAGGCGGGGATCCGCCCCGGCGACGTGATCACCGGCGTGGGTGCCTACAGCCTGGCGGGTGGCGCCGATCAGTTCCGCGCCGCCGTCGCCGCCCGGAGGCCAGGCGACACCATGACCCTCACCGTCCGCAGGGACGGCGGCGACGTGGTGCTGCCCGTGGCCTTTCCCCGGGACGGCGGGGAGGACGGGGCCCCGGCCGGCTGACTACCAGCCGGGAGGCGGCTCCTTGCGGTTCAGGAGCCTCGCGAAGTCCTCCGCGCGGGCCAGCGCCTCCCAGCGCCGGTTGAAGAAGTCCTGGCAGATCATCCTGCCGTCCGCAAGGCTGGTCACCGTGACCGCCCACTGGTTGAGCGCGCGCGCCACCTCGACCTCGTGCGTCTCGGCCTCGTTGCGCAGCACCACACCACTCGGGGCGGGACGCCGTCCGCGTTCGTTGCGTCGTGGAGCGACCATAGCCATTGCGGTACCTCC
The window above is part of the Candidatus Dormiibacterota bacterium genome. Proteins encoded here:
- a CDS encoding PDZ domain-containing protein is translated as MAAPITVYVRGGDPDSEAVVAHLRSRGHRFTTRDVHNDPSAAAVLFGKLGRVAVPAVQVGERMLVGYDPVQLARFLPSQQAEEPPVSFGAAVRSVPPELARERGLAAAGGVEVGRVTPGTPAAEAGIRPGDVITGVGAYSLAGGADQFRAAVAARRPGDTMTLTVRRDGGDVVLPVAFPRDGGEDGAPAG